In a single window of the Biomphalaria glabrata chromosome 13, xgBioGlab47.1, whole genome shotgun sequence genome:
- the LOC106059334 gene encoding uncharacterized protein LOC106059334 isoform X1 gives MSDNPQICSSNTEGLILSSFEVLQDSLSQGNLRQMKLKNAYSTGIDDRLSSRSSQYKQSCLPDDSHPPHMSTHPCVTETNEGDEMFDVTDQFRADEAGDSLDNDTNNNSLDRDDEGDDEEEEDEEEDEVHNVVRQNDGQRLVSTAQDLTSSVETSQQETAPSNLRVHHHPKEAYTSHGSNLPAHNFINSSRALWHSGPTTPNNTARYSGDWHLPLNTSAGERRTDVFSGSSSPDESRDRGCEEQHWKFVHGQTEEQHAHWVPDHGQGKVVVGPVSSNWVGSKRERAQDQTHDLHAIHGHSSMDRSSHWNQHIRTAQADIHTWPKGSVYAPDSEMNNVRSLFTVQPSQSVLATPSASTSYTDIDPARTGSWNLNTHIPAAQSLGNLPRPLLAHEMSCRRASTSGIYQQTPSQSFTGFPGQARADWSASALSPGPSGLTTELPSEHYKLGGVERGPVCKSSIISKRGKGRGIRGESTVEGHPPTTHRPALDQVRQQAHPYQIKDQKKVVRDVYPATSANVHTLKASHIVSWYIDYLIHENEHLTQISRAFSLPVNLFHSDDFYFMDSLKKKVHFPSLKFLSWMQQNLPSINVNAIDFHEGRPPVISTWNQDWFWQNKSRRDIIHDVFFYFQHRRVTCDN, from the exons aaggTCTGATTTTGTCATCATTTGAAGTACTCCAGGACAGTTTATCTCAGGGTAATTTAAGGCAGATGAAGCTAAAGAATGCTTACAGTACTGGCATTGATGACAGACTATCTTCTAGAAGTTCACAG tataaGCAGTCTTGCTTACCTGATGATTCTCATCCCCCTCACATGAGTACTCACCCTTGTGTCACTGAAACAAATGAAGGAGATGAGATGTTTGATGTCACAGATCAGTTTAGAGCAGATGAAGCTGGAGACTCTTTGGATAACGACACCAACAACAACTCCTTGGACAGGGATGATGAAGGTGATGATGAGGAGGAAGAAGATGAGGAAGAGGATGAAGTGCACAATGTAGTGAGACAGAATGATGGCCAG cgttTGGTGTCAACTGCTCAAGATTTAACAAGTAGCGTGGAAACAAGCCAGCAAGAGACTGCACCCAGTAACCTCAGAGTCCATCATCATCCAAAAGAGGCATATACTTCACATGGTTCTAATCTACCTGCACATAACtttatcaattcttctagag CTCTCTGGCATTCTGGCCCCACCACTCCCAACAATACAGCCAGATACTCTGGAGATTGGCATTTACCATTAAACACGAGTGCAGGGGAGAGAAGGACAGATGTGTTTTCTGGATCATCCTCTCCTGATGAGAGTAGGGACAGAGGCTGTGAAGAACAACATTGGAAGTTTGTACATGGACAAACTGAAGAGCAGCAT GCTCACTGGGTACCAGATCATGGTCAAGGGAAAGTTGTGGTTGGACCAGTCAGTTCTAATTGGGTAGGTTCTAAAAGGGAAAGAGCCCAAGATCAAACACATGACTTACATGCGATTCATGGACACTCTAGTATGGACCGATCTTCACATTGGAACCAACATATAAGGACTGCCCAAGCTGACATACACACATGGCctaaag GTAGTGTGTATGCACCAGACTCAGAAATGAATAATGTGAGAAGTTTATTTACTGTCCAGCCCTCACAGTCTGTTTTGGCCACACCCTCAGCGAGCACTTCATACACTGATATTGATCCAGCTCGAACTGGG TCATGGAACCTGAATACTCATATTCCTGCAGCACAATCTCTTGGTAACTTACCTCGCCCTCTATTGGCTCATGAAATGTCTTGCCGTAGAGCTAGTACATCTGGAATTTATCAGCAGACTCCTTCTCAGAGTTTCACTGGTTTTCCAGGACAAGCTAGAGCTGATTGGTCTGCATCAG CATTGAGTCCAGGTCCATCAGGTTTAACTACAGAGTTACCATCAGAACATTATAAACTTGGAGGTGTTGAAAGAGGTCCAGTGTGCAAAAGTTCAATAATATCTAAGCGGGGTAAAGGTCGAGGCATCAGAGGGGAGTCAACTGTTGAGGGCCACCCTCCCACCACACATCGTCCAGCTCTGGATCAG GTTCGTCAACAAGCACATCCTTACCAGATTAAGGATCAGAAGAAAGTGGTCAGAGATGTGTATCCTGCTACTTCAGCTAATGTCCATACTTTGAAAGCCTCTCATATTGTGTCTTG gtACATTGATTATCTGATACATGAGAATGAACATTTGACACAGATTTCTAGAGCTTTTTCCCTACCAGTGAATCTATTCCATTCTGATGATTTCTATTTCATGGACAGTTTGAAGAAGAAG GTCCATTTTCCCAGTCTGAAGTTTTTGTCTTGGATGCAACAAAATCTACCCAGTATTAATGTGAATGCTATAGATTTTCATGAGGGAAGGCCACCAGTTATATCTACATGGAATCAAGACTGGTTCTGGCAAAACAAATCAAGGCGAGATATTATTCATGATGTGTTCTTCTACTTTCAACATCGCCGTGTTACTTGTGACAACTAG
- the LOC106059334 gene encoding uncharacterized protein LOC106059334 isoform X2, translated as MSDNPQICSSNTGLILSSFEVLQDSLSQGNLRQMKLKNAYSTGIDDRLSSRSSQYKQSCLPDDSHPPHMSTHPCVTETNEGDEMFDVTDQFRADEAGDSLDNDTNNNSLDRDDEGDDEEEEDEEEDEVHNVVRQNDGQRLVSTAQDLTSSVETSQQETAPSNLRVHHHPKEAYTSHGSNLPAHNFINSSRALWHSGPTTPNNTARYSGDWHLPLNTSAGERRTDVFSGSSSPDESRDRGCEEQHWKFVHGQTEEQHAHWVPDHGQGKVVVGPVSSNWVGSKRERAQDQTHDLHAIHGHSSMDRSSHWNQHIRTAQADIHTWPKGSVYAPDSEMNNVRSLFTVQPSQSVLATPSASTSYTDIDPARTGSWNLNTHIPAAQSLGNLPRPLLAHEMSCRRASTSGIYQQTPSQSFTGFPGQARADWSASALSPGPSGLTTELPSEHYKLGGVERGPVCKSSIISKRGKGRGIRGESTVEGHPPTTHRPALDQVRQQAHPYQIKDQKKVVRDVYPATSANVHTLKASHIVSWYIDYLIHENEHLTQISRAFSLPVNLFHSDDFYFMDSLKKKVHFPSLKFLSWMQQNLPSINVNAIDFHEGRPPVISTWNQDWFWQNKSRRDIIHDVFFYFQHRRVTCDN; from the exons gTCTGATTTTGTCATCATTTGAAGTACTCCAGGACAGTTTATCTCAGGGTAATTTAAGGCAGATGAAGCTAAAGAATGCTTACAGTACTGGCATTGATGACAGACTATCTTCTAGAAGTTCACAG tataaGCAGTCTTGCTTACCTGATGATTCTCATCCCCCTCACATGAGTACTCACCCTTGTGTCACTGAAACAAATGAAGGAGATGAGATGTTTGATGTCACAGATCAGTTTAGAGCAGATGAAGCTGGAGACTCTTTGGATAACGACACCAACAACAACTCCTTGGACAGGGATGATGAAGGTGATGATGAGGAGGAAGAAGATGAGGAAGAGGATGAAGTGCACAATGTAGTGAGACAGAATGATGGCCAG cgttTGGTGTCAACTGCTCAAGATTTAACAAGTAGCGTGGAAACAAGCCAGCAAGAGACTGCACCCAGTAACCTCAGAGTCCATCATCATCCAAAAGAGGCATATACTTCACATGGTTCTAATCTACCTGCACATAACtttatcaattcttctagag CTCTCTGGCATTCTGGCCCCACCACTCCCAACAATACAGCCAGATACTCTGGAGATTGGCATTTACCATTAAACACGAGTGCAGGGGAGAGAAGGACAGATGTGTTTTCTGGATCATCCTCTCCTGATGAGAGTAGGGACAGAGGCTGTGAAGAACAACATTGGAAGTTTGTACATGGACAAACTGAAGAGCAGCAT GCTCACTGGGTACCAGATCATGGTCAAGGGAAAGTTGTGGTTGGACCAGTCAGTTCTAATTGGGTAGGTTCTAAAAGGGAAAGAGCCCAAGATCAAACACATGACTTACATGCGATTCATGGACACTCTAGTATGGACCGATCTTCACATTGGAACCAACATATAAGGACTGCCCAAGCTGACATACACACATGGCctaaag GTAGTGTGTATGCACCAGACTCAGAAATGAATAATGTGAGAAGTTTATTTACTGTCCAGCCCTCACAGTCTGTTTTGGCCACACCCTCAGCGAGCACTTCATACACTGATATTGATCCAGCTCGAACTGGG TCATGGAACCTGAATACTCATATTCCTGCAGCACAATCTCTTGGTAACTTACCTCGCCCTCTATTGGCTCATGAAATGTCTTGCCGTAGAGCTAGTACATCTGGAATTTATCAGCAGACTCCTTCTCAGAGTTTCACTGGTTTTCCAGGACAAGCTAGAGCTGATTGGTCTGCATCAG CATTGAGTCCAGGTCCATCAGGTTTAACTACAGAGTTACCATCAGAACATTATAAACTTGGAGGTGTTGAAAGAGGTCCAGTGTGCAAAAGTTCAATAATATCTAAGCGGGGTAAAGGTCGAGGCATCAGAGGGGAGTCAACTGTTGAGGGCCACCCTCCCACCACACATCGTCCAGCTCTGGATCAG GTTCGTCAACAAGCACATCCTTACCAGATTAAGGATCAGAAGAAAGTGGTCAGAGATGTGTATCCTGCTACTTCAGCTAATGTCCATACTTTGAAAGCCTCTCATATTGTGTCTTG gtACATTGATTATCTGATACATGAGAATGAACATTTGACACAGATTTCTAGAGCTTTTTCCCTACCAGTGAATCTATTCCATTCTGATGATTTCTATTTCATGGACAGTTTGAAGAAGAAG GTCCATTTTCCCAGTCTGAAGTTTTTGTCTTGGATGCAACAAAATCTACCCAGTATTAATGTGAATGCTATAGATTTTCATGAGGGAAGGCCACCAGTTATATCTACATGGAATCAAGACTGGTTCTGGCAAAACAAATCAAGGCGAGATATTATTCATGATGTGTTCTTCTACTTTCAACATCGCCGTGTTACTTGTGACAACTAG